Sequence from the Trichomycterus rosablanca isolate fTriRos1 chromosome 10, fTriRos1.hap1, whole genome shotgun sequence genome:
TCGGGGAAACGGATGGCTTGATCGTCAGCAACAGCTGGAATGAAACCAATCCGTTTAACGCAAAGAACACaccgaactcgccgtcgcgtCGTTCGGAGCGATGGCTGTATTCCCAAAGACCGCTTAAGCGCCCGGGGAAAAACAGCCAACCCGGATCGCTTGCATAACGGGTTCGCAGGCTGAATTCCCAAAGACCGCTTAAGCGGCAGGGGAGAACAGCTAACCCGTATAGTGCAAGGAACACACCCGGAGCGCTTGCATAACGGGCTCGTGGGCTGAATTCCCAAAGACCGCATAAGCGGCGGGGGAAAACAGCCAACCCGTATAGTGCAAGGAACAcgccgaactcgccgtcgcgatGTTCGGGGATACACCGAACTCACCGTCGCGAAGTTCGGGAATCGGGTGGTTTATCACCAAGCCGAAGCTGGAATGAAACCAACCCGTATTGTGCAAAGAACACGCTGAACTCGCCGTCACGAAGTTCGGGGACAGGTGGCCATGTCACCGACCGCGCCTCAGCACGATCGGGAAGCCGCACACCTGTTTAGCACACGGGACACCCCGAAATCGCCGTCGCGAAGTTCGGGGAACCCGTGTGCTAAATCACCAGCCAATCCTTGCTGTGGCTGGGAGTAAAACAAAAACGTCGACTTAAACTAaaagaaaccaaaccaaacgaaACAGGGACAAAGGCGTGACAACCTGTGGCTGCATGGTGCCTGCTTAAATAAGCaggtgcagctgcaggtcgtcagcCTTAATTAGGAGACCTCTAATTTAAGGCCTTTGTTCCAGAGGATCTGTAATTCCTGCAACGCCGGGGACCAAGGTAGGTTAGTCCCAACGCCGCAGGAAACCTTACACCTGGACTTAGTTCCTAAGGATCTCTGAAAACCAGTTGTGCTCCAGGATCATCTCGAGGCTGGGTCGCTTATTCGGATCCTTGGCCAGGCAGCGTCTGATCAGATGACGGCAGGCTGTGTGTGCAGTGATCAGGTCGTTACAACATTGTAATAGAAACTATTTAacatcacttaaaaaaaaaaaacgaaaagAGACATGCTTCTtatgtttctgcattttcttaccCATAGACACACCAGCTTTGAAGATCAGGTGTCCAGCAGCGATCTCCCTCTCATTCCAGAATGGCAGCTCTCCACACACTAGAACAAACAAAAGGACGCCCAGGCTCCACACCGTTGCAGCGCAACCATGATACTTACCTTCCTCGATCCATTCAGGTGGGGCGTATAGTATGGTGCCTGAATAAAAGTGAGAGAAACGGTTCACACACACGGCTTTCCTATGCGATCGCTGTCATCTGTGTTTCATAGCTACTGACCTCCGAGGTACAATTACCTGCAAAACGTCTGTAGGGTGTCGACTTGAGCAAGTCCCCACAGCCAAAGTCTATGAGCTTGACCTCTAACGTGTCGAAACTGACCAGAAGGTTCTGCTCCTTGATATCCCGATGGAGAACGCCACGATCACGGCAATGACGGGCGGCGAGAACCACCTGCCACATGATGACCTGAGCCAGATGTTCGGGAAGTGAGCCGTTCCTGCGGTATTCGAAGAGGTCCATGCAGCAGGCGGGTCGCTCCAGGATCAAGACGTAGCACTCGGGCATGTCGAACCATTCCAGGAGCTCCAGGACACGTTCGCAGCGAGGTGGCTCGGACACCATCAGCATCAACGCCACCTCTACAGGGAGACCGTTCTTCTCACCAGGCTAATATTTGAGCAGACATGGTTAGCATGGGGTTGGAATCTATAGTAAATAGGCAGAGTGGCGGTTACATTCGatgctattttgcattttaatgcatcatGTCATTTATAagataaggttttttttatatggCTGTTGCATCTTTGCAATATTTCACAAGTGAAACAAATGTTACTTACAATGGTGATGAATCTGTCACAGCCACTCTTCAGCACAATCTTAATAGCAACcttataaaacatgcaaaacaaaacGATTCAAATCAGGAACG
This genomic interval carries:
- the LOC134321605 gene encoding serine/threonine-protein kinase pim-1-like, translating into MQPQPQQGLAGDLAHGFPELRDGDFGVSRVLNSFGLVINHPIPELRDGEFGVSPNIATASSACSLHYTAVADDQAIRFPEHRNGEFAVADDQAIRFPEHRNGEFECFDSLYGVGKLLGKGGYGSVFAGLRKADGKQPGEKNGLPVEVALMLMVSEPPRCERVLELLEWFDMPECYVLILERPACCMDLFEYRRNGSLPEHLAQVIMWQVVLAARHCRDRGVLHRDIKEQNLLVSFDTLEVKLIDFGCGDLLKSTPYRRFAGTILYAPPEWIEEGKYHGCAATVWSLGVLLFVLVCGELPFWNEREIAAGHLIFKAGVSMACRHLIRRCLAKDPNKRPSLEMILEHNWFSEILRN